A single window of Nicotiana tomentosiformis chromosome 1, ASM39032v3, whole genome shotgun sequence DNA harbors:
- the LOC138909952 gene encoding uncharacterized protein, producing MPEIPKYNGTTDPNEHATSYTCAIKGNDSFVKAHAEAIKVETRKSDLFKVRQKDNEMLREFMSRFQMERMDQPSVADDWAVQAFTQGLNVRSSVTSQQFKQNLIEYPVVTVEDDQLGAPSGSVYPIRLVDRIKRDIDREPRSNRDRYQPYNEDRRGNEPDCNPVRGERRNDRCRISRGLMSKNGFDRHTGPKEAPRLSEYNFNVDASTIVSATGRIKHTKWPRPLLIDPTQREPNQICKYHGIHGHITEDCRQLREEVDRLFNNGHLREFLSDRAKNHFRNKDSNKQNEQDEPQHIIHMIIGGVNVPQGLMIKRTKVSITRKK from the exons ATGcctgagattcctaagtacaatggaacgactgacccaaacgagcatgccacctcttacacatgtgcaatTAAAGGGAATG attctttcgtaaaggcacacgccgaagccatcaaggtcgaaactaggaaatcagacctttttaaGGTAAGACAGAAGGACAATGAAATGCTTAGAGAATTCATGTCTCGATTccagatggaacggatggaccaaCCATCGGTCGCCGACGATTGGgcagttcaagctttcacccaaggactcaatgttcgaagctcggtgACTTCACAGCAGTTTAAgcaaaatttgatagaatacccggtTGTCACGGTCGAAGATGACCAACTCGGGgctccttccgggtccgtttatcctatcAGACTCGTTGACAGAATTAAGAGGgatatcgaccgagaaccaaggtcgaacagggATCGATACCAGCCGTATAATGAAGATCGTAGGGGCAACGAACCTGATTGCAACCCTGTACGAggtgaaaggagaaatgatcgaTGCCGGatctctcgagggctcatgagcaagaatggtttcgacaggcataccggacctaaagaagcaccacgattgtcagaatataacttcaatgtcgatgcATCCACCATCGTATCGGCCACCGGACGCATCAAacatactaaatggcctcgacctttacTAATCGATCCTACACAAAGGGAACCCAACcaaatatgcaaatatcatggcataCATGGCCACATAACGGAGGACTgtcgacaattgagagaagaagtagaccggttattcaacaacgggcatcttcgagaatttctAAGCGACAGAGCTAAGAATCATTTTAGAAACAAGGATTCCAATAAACAGAATGAACAAGACGAGCCCCAACACATCATTCATATGATAATCGGAGGGGTCAATGTTCCTCAAGGTCTGATgataaagcgcaccaaagtatcaatCACAAGGAAAAAAtga